The proteins below are encoded in one region of Vespa velutina chromosome 11, iVesVel2.1, whole genome shotgun sequence:
- the LOC124952887 gene encoding uncharacterized protein LOC124952887 isoform X1: protein MITRHRYTSLFLVGLYFFLNIPDDYHVLGHGRLMDPPGRNSMWRFGFPNPVNYNDNELFCGGYAVQWVQNKGKCGVCGDAFHLSEPRPHEAGGEYAKGTIVRHYTVGQEIDIEVELTANHMGGFELYLCPNNNPRSEATQQCFDRYPLYVSGTRDVRFEIPLDTEKKAIFRYRVVLPAYITCTQCVIQWNYYTGNMWGTCDNGTEAVGCGRPETFRNCADVSIVTSTAGVPPPFVHDDNPFLLYYRDITSPNNIFPLIVRSQVCVPTYFYRLIPGMTDWCQANCLRYPPNCPNMVCQCPEVCDAIGEIEGKEGASVYCMDKCLVYPSDCPSHRCRCY from the exons ATGATTACCAGGCATCGATATACCAGTTTATTCCTTGTAGggctatacttttttttaaat ATACCCGACGACTATCATGTTCTTGGACATGGACGACTTATGGATCCACCAGGACGTAACAGTATGTGGCGATTTGGATTTCCGAATCCAGtgaattacaacgataatgagTTATTCTGTGGCGGGTATGCag TTCAATGGGTtcaaaataaaggaaaatgtgGGGTCTGTGGAGACGCATTTCATTTGAGCGAGCCAAGACCACACGAGGCAGGTGGTGAATATGCGAAAGGAACTATAGTCAGACATTATACGGTTGGCCAG GAAATCGACATCGAGGTTGAGCTAACGGCTAATCACATGGGAGGATTCGAGTTATATCTCTGTCCAAATAATAATCCTAGGAGCGAAGCAACTCAACAATGTTTCGATAg ATATCCTCTCTACGTATCTGGTACACGAGACGTCCGTTTTGAAATACCTTTGGATACAGAAAAGAAAGCTATATTCCGTTACAGAGTTGTCTTACCGGCTTACATAACTTGTACCCAATGTGTCATTCAATGGAATTATTACACag gtaaTATGTGGGGTACCTGTGATAATGGTACAGAAGCAGTAGGATGTGGTAGGCCAGAAACATTTCGAAATTGTGCGGACGTCAGTATTGTGACAAGTACAGCAGGAGTTCCACCACCCTTTGTGCACGATGATAATCCCTTCTTACTTTATTACAGAGATATTACTTCACCGAACAATATATTCCCGCTAATAGTAAG ATCACAAGTTTGCGTACCTACGTATTTTTATCGACTTATACCTGGCATGACTGATTGGTGTCAGGCCAATTGTCTTCGTTATCCACCGAATTGTCCAAATATGGTCTGTCAGTGTCC agaAGTGTGCGATGCGATAGGTGAAATCGAAGGTAAAGAAGGTGCAAGCGTTTATTGTATGGATAAATGTCTGGTATATCCATCTGATTGTCCGagtcatcgttgtcgttgttattga
- the LOC124952887 gene encoding uncharacterized protein LOC124952887 isoform X2 translates to MDPPGRNSMWRFGFPNPVNYNDNELFCGGYAVQWVQNKGKCGVCGDAFHLSEPRPHEAGGEYAKGTIVRHYTVGQEIDIEVELTANHMGGFELYLCPNNNPRSEATQQCFDRYPLYVSGTRDVRFEIPLDTEKKAIFRYRVVLPAYITCTQCVIQWNYYTGNMWGTCDNGTEAVGCGRPETFRNCADVSIVTSTAGVPPPFVHDDNPFLLYYRDITSPNNIFPLIVRSQVCVPTYFYRLIPGMTDWCQANCLRYPPNCPNMVCQCPEVCDAIGEIEGKEGASVYCMDKCLVYPSDCPSHRCRCY, encoded by the exons ATGGATCCACCAGGACGTAACAGTATGTGGCGATTTGGATTTCCGAATCCAGtgaattacaacgataatgagTTATTCTGTGGCGGGTATGCag TTCAATGGGTtcaaaataaaggaaaatgtgGGGTCTGTGGAGACGCATTTCATTTGAGCGAGCCAAGACCACACGAGGCAGGTGGTGAATATGCGAAAGGAACTATAGTCAGACATTATACGGTTGGCCAG GAAATCGACATCGAGGTTGAGCTAACGGCTAATCACATGGGAGGATTCGAGTTATATCTCTGTCCAAATAATAATCCTAGGAGCGAAGCAACTCAACAATGTTTCGATAg ATATCCTCTCTACGTATCTGGTACACGAGACGTCCGTTTTGAAATACCTTTGGATACAGAAAAGAAAGCTATATTCCGTTACAGAGTTGTCTTACCGGCTTACATAACTTGTACCCAATGTGTCATTCAATGGAATTATTACACag gtaaTATGTGGGGTACCTGTGATAATGGTACAGAAGCAGTAGGATGTGGTAGGCCAGAAACATTTCGAAATTGTGCGGACGTCAGTATTGTGACAAGTACAGCAGGAGTTCCACCACCCTTTGTGCACGATGATAATCCCTTCTTACTTTATTACAGAGATATTACTTCACCGAACAATATATTCCCGCTAATAGTAAG ATCACAAGTTTGCGTACCTACGTATTTTTATCGACTTATACCTGGCATGACTGATTGGTGTCAGGCCAATTGTCTTCGTTATCCACCGAATTGTCCAAATATGGTCTGTCAGTGTCC agaAGTGTGCGATGCGATAGGTGAAATCGAAGGTAAAGAAGGTGCAAGCGTTTATTGTATGGATAAATGTCTGGTATATCCATCTGATTGTCCGagtcatcgttgtcgttgttattga